Genomic window (Sulfurospirillum tamanense):
CGCCCTGAGGTCACCAAGATGACCTCATACCCTCGTTGGGCGATGAAATCTATCTGCAAAAAAGTCGGCGTTAAAGGCACCATCAACCCGCCCGCACCTTCAAGCAACAACCGCTCGCAACGCAACGCAAGCTGTGCCGTCGCCGCGTCGATGGCCTCCACATCCACCTCCTTGCCCTCTTGTTGCGCCGCAAAATGGGGCGAAGCAGGGTAGGCAAACACTTGGGGCAACCGCAACGCCGCCTCTTCGCCACTAGGCAAAGGCGTTCCCATGAGCGCGCAATGGGTCGCAATATCCCCAAGCCCCTCTTCCACCCCCGTTTGCACAGGTTTTTGTGTCAAGGTCACGATGCCCTCATCATTCCACAACCGCGCCAAATAGCCCGTCGCATAGGTCTTTCCGATGTCCGTGTCAATCCCGCTCACAAAAAATACACGCGCACTCATGAACTTCCTTTACATGTAAGGGTAAGGCAAAACGCCTCAAAATAAAAAGAGGGTCGAGAGACTTTATCTCGAACGTGTCGGCTTTCTCCGTGCGATGACATACACCGGATGGTACGTCAAGGGCACTTTTCCTTTGTCTTCAAACGCCTCAACATACGCCGTGCAAAACGCCCCAAGTGCCTCTTTACCCCAACGCACACGCGCTACGCCGCCCACGCCCGTAGCTTTGATGTGGCGCAACACGTCTAAGGGCGTGTCAAACCACAAGGTGAGCCGTTCTTCTTCGCACACGAGTACTTCAAAGTCTTCGGGCACCATCCTCGCCCACGCTTTTTTAGTGGGATACGAAAGCCCCACCCCCGAAACCGCTTTGATTTCGCGCATGTTACCTTCTCCAAAAGCGCAAAAAGCTATCCACGTCAGTTCAGGCTCCGCCATGCGCGCCAAAAAGTCCCCAGGTGCTTCAAACCACTGCAAAGCTGAACACGACACGAGGGCGTCATAGGAGGGTTCAAAAGCCAAACGTTCCGCGTCCCCCGCCTTAAACTGGGTGCGCGCGTCGCACAAGGAGGCTACTTTTTCTTCCACGGAAGGGCAAATGTCATTGAGTGTCAACGCGCTTGGGGAAAACATCTCTTGAAACGGGCGCGAAAACAGCCCCGTTCCACACCCCACTTCTAGCACGCGCACGCCTTTGGGAAATCCCTTTACATGTAAGCGTTCAAGAAAACGCTCTGCGATGGCCTCTTGGGCTTTTGCGGCACCCTCGTAAGAGGTGGTCGCCTTGGCAAAACGCTGGGTCATGAGGTCTTTAAGCGCGCGCAAGCAAATCCTCCAAGACAGTTTTGTCGTAATGGCTCGCGTCCACGTCATAAACCTTGGCCAACCCTTCCCATCCTGCGCGTTGGTTTTGCGGGGTAAAAATGCGGTCTTTTCGCCCCACCATCGCCTCATCCCACGGACAAGGTACGCACTCTTGCGCCCCTATCCACGCTAACTCTTCGCGCAAACTCTCCAAGGAACGCTTTGGTGCGTGTGCCTTAAACTTTTCGTACCCATTCCCGCACATGCGACGGGTAAATTTCTCTAACGTGATTTCATTTAGCCCTGCTAAGGTTCCCTCAAAGACGGCACTCGCGATGCCTTTGGCATCATCCACAGGGGTAGGCGTGCCATTAAAGGCTAGGGAACGCACCACACGCGGGTCATCCAACACACCACACGCGCACGCCGCCCACACACCCATCGACCACCCCACCACGCCGATGCTCTCATAGGGTGTTAACAAGGCTTCATCAAATGCCACACTGCGGTAATCAAAACACACCAGCAGGTCTTTTCCCAAGGGGTTAAAGGCTTCAAAAGGGCGCTCATCCATCCCCCATCCCGCAAAAAAGACCGCCACATGGCTCCCTTGTCCTTTGGCTAAAAACCGCGTTTGCATCAGAGCACGTCCAAGATTGCGCGAATGTCCGCTTCTTGCACTAATGAAGTCAAGGAAAAACGGATACGCGACGTGCCCTTGGGCACCGTGGGCGGACGAATGGGCAAGGCGTAAAACCCAAGGGCTTGCAAGGCGCGCGCTTTTTTGAGGGTCGGAGCATTCTCCCCTACCATGAGCGGGATGATATGACTCGAAGAAGGATGCGCGTACCCTTTTTGCACAAGCCCTTCACGAAGCAGTGTGCTTACCTTCGCCAACTGGGCGCGCGCATTCTCAAATCCGCTT
Coding sequences:
- the bioD gene encoding dethiobiotin synthase, translating into MSARVFFVSGIDTDIGKTYATGYLARLWNDEGIVTLTQKPVQTGVEEGLGDIATHCALMGTPLPSGEEAALRLPQVFAYPASPHFAAQQEGKEVDVEAIDAATAQLALRCERLLLEGAGGLMVPLTPTFLQIDFIAQRGYEVILVTSGRLGSINHTLLSLEALRSRGLKLHTLVFNEVCSGEDDEVANNTKAYLQHYLNTYFPQTHFTTLSKM
- a CDS encoding pimeloyl-ACP methyl esterase BioG family protein, whose translation is MQTRFLAKGQGSHVAVFFAGWGMDERPFEAFNPLGKDLLVCFDYRSVAFDEALLTPYESIGVVGWSMGVWAACACGVLDDPRVVRSLAFNGTPTPVDDAKGIASAVFEGTLAGLNEITLEKFTRRMCGNGYEKFKAHAPKRSLESLREELAWIGAQECVPCPWDEAMVGRKDRIFTPQNQRAGWEGLAKVYDVDASHYDKTVLEDLLARA
- the bioC gene encoding malonyl-ACP O-methyltransferase BioC, which codes for MRALKDLMTQRFAKATTSYEGAAKAQEAIAERFLERLHVKGFPKGVRVLEVGCGTGLFSRPFQEMFSPSALTLNDICPSVEEKVASLCDARTQFKAGDAERLAFEPSYDALVSCSALQWFEAPGDFLARMAEPELTWIAFCAFGEGNMREIKAVSGVGLSYPTKKAWARMVPEDFEVLVCEEERLTLWFDTPLDVLRHIKATGVGGVARVRWGKEALGAFCTAYVEAFEDKGKVPLTYHPVYVIARRKPTRSR